The Tepidisphaeraceae bacterium genome includes a region encoding these proteins:
- the pdeM gene encoding ligase-associated DNA damage response endonuclease PdeM — MMKLPGSLPYRHGPAELVLLPQHAIWWPAMRALVVADVHLGKGTAFRALGVPVPIGSSAKDLDRLSSLLQATAAEHLFILGDLIHGRRSHQPELHETMYTWRATHAKVNILLIRGNHDERAGRLPADLRIDELGPQLVDGLMLRHDPAPDNSGEYVLAGHVHPVIALRDFDRSQVVLPCFAFGRDGVGILPAFGSFTGGHRIDREDGQTCFACAAGRVLKIS, encoded by the coding sequence ATGATGAAACTGCCGGGATCACTCCCCTATCGGCATGGGCCGGCCGAGCTGGTGCTGTTGCCGCAGCACGCCATCTGGTGGCCGGCGATGCGGGCGCTGGTCGTCGCCGACGTGCATTTGGGGAAGGGTACGGCCTTTCGTGCGTTGGGCGTGCCGGTGCCAATCGGCAGCAGCGCGAAAGATCTGGATCGACTGAGTTCGCTCCTCCAGGCGACGGCGGCCGAGCACCTCTTCATCCTTGGCGACCTCATCCATGGCCGGCGCTCGCACCAGCCAGAGTTGCATGAAACCATGTACACGTGGCGAGCAACGCACGCGAAGGTGAACATCCTGTTGATCCGCGGCAACCATGACGAACGGGCTGGCCGACTGCCGGCCGATCTCCGAATAGATGAGCTCGGTCCTCAACTTGTCGATGGTCTCATGCTGCGACACGATCCGGCGCCCGATAATTCGGGTGAGTACGTGCTGGCGGGTCATGTGCATCCGGTGATCGCTCTGCGGGATTTCGATCGGTCGCAAGTCGTCTTGCCGTGCTTTGCGTTTGGCCGCGATGGGGTGGGTATCTTACCTGCATTCGGTTCTTTCACGGGTGGCCACCGCATTGATCGCGAAGATGGTCAAACCTGCTTCGCATGTGCGGCCGGGCGGGTGCTGAAGATCAGCTGA
- a CDS encoding response regulator transcription factor, translating into MSDPRKINLLVADGRKLLREGLCLLLEQHADLRVIAEADEARAAVKLARALPVQVVILNLSATGPDDIDVVRAILQANPSVSVIALALQPSAGRVREILEAGATGCLNKESAGAELVTAIRLVRTGQVYLSPGLVHSVVTTYVRPSARDAAKHKPLAPREREILRRIAEGQITKQIAADLNVGTKTVETHRRRIMEKLNVYTVAELTKHAVREGLTSLEPHGA; encoded by the coding sequence ATGAGCGATCCACGAAAGATCAACCTGCTCGTCGCCGACGGCCGCAAGCTGTTGCGCGAGGGGCTGTGCCTGTTGCTTGAACAGCACGCTGACCTACGGGTGATCGCCGAGGCCGACGAGGCGCGGGCGGCGGTAAAGCTCGCGCGGGCGCTGCCGGTGCAGGTGGTCATTCTGAACCTGTCGGCGACGGGGCCCGATGATATCGATGTCGTGCGCGCGATCCTGCAGGCCAACCCGTCGGTGTCGGTGATCGCGCTGGCGCTGCAACCGTCCGCCGGCCGCGTGCGCGAGATATTAGAGGCTGGCGCAACGGGCTGTTTAAACAAAGAGTCCGCCGGCGCTGAACTCGTGACGGCGATCCGTCTCGTCCGCACCGGGCAGGTCTACCTCAGTCCCGGCTTGGTTCACTCGGTCGTCACCACGTACGTGCGCCCGAGCGCGCGCGACGCCGCCAAGCATAAGCCGCTGGCGCCGCGCGAACGTGAGATTCTTCGCCGCATCGCCGAGGGCCAGATCACCAAGCAGATCGCAGCCGACCTGAATGTTGGGACGAAGACGGTCGAAACGCACCGCCGGCGCATCATGGAAAAATTGAACGTCTACACCGTTGCCGAGCTGACGAAGCACGCCGTGCGCGAGGGACTAACATCGCTGGAACCGCATGGGGCGTGA
- a CDS encoding ABC transporter ATP-binding protein — MRLYLRAFSYFKPDLSLVLIWLSLIGLSTGLGLLTAWPMAVLIDSVLTASPKRDVMHNLFLAPLPSGQFGQIVGLAAIGLLFKLLADVLGVAQSAVSNKLNYNGLIRVRCDLYRKLQALNLTYHRNQPQGDAIYRLSTDTFGCQTILGVLVNTIVAAVTLVAMTVLLATRNLSLTLLAFSVVPVLAVANIYFGRRFRERTMECKEVDTRFTTAVQRSMACIGLVQSFGRESDEFSRFHGTVSQAVAAWWRLNRQQMAYTLATGATFGVGGAIVFGYGGYLVYRDQFLQSGNSNGMTVGSLMIFTAYLGMLWGPLCTLTGFVYNIQGGVAGAQRVFDVLDRDPVIADRPNAQSLPRQPRTLQLDGVSFAYDGGRQVLAGVSATINPGEMVAFVGPSGVGKSTLLNLFPRFYDPSGGAVRFDGIDARDVKIADLRKHVALVLQESVILPTTIAENIAYGRPTASADEIHQAARLAGAAGFIEELPDGYATRITEGGQNLSGGQRQRIAIARALLTEAPFIVLDEPTSALDPLHEAHVTRALRELKRQRTILIVSHRLSTVVDCDRILVMNAGRIVEQGTHQQLIALNGLYAQMAAQQFDAPSGPRLAA, encoded by the coding sequence ATGCGTCTATATCTGCGCGCGTTCTCCTACTTCAAACCAGACCTCTCGCTCGTGCTGATCTGGCTCTCGCTGATCGGCCTGTCGACCGGCCTCGGCCTGCTGACGGCGTGGCCGATGGCGGTGCTGATCGATTCCGTCCTCACCGCGTCGCCGAAGCGCGACGTGATGCACAACCTTTTCCTCGCGCCGCTACCGTCCGGCCAGTTTGGGCAGATCGTCGGGTTGGCCGCGATCGGACTGCTGTTCAAACTGCTTGCGGACGTGCTGGGCGTCGCGCAGTCGGCCGTCAGCAACAAGCTGAACTACAACGGGTTGATCCGCGTGCGCTGCGACCTATACCGCAAGCTGCAGGCATTGAACCTGACTTATCACCGCAATCAGCCGCAGGGCGATGCGATCTATCGCCTTAGCACCGACACGTTCGGTTGCCAGACCATCCTCGGCGTGTTGGTGAACACAATCGTGGCAGCCGTCACGCTGGTCGCGATGACCGTTCTCCTGGCGACGCGTAACCTGTCGCTCACGTTGCTCGCGTTCTCCGTGGTGCCGGTGCTTGCCGTTGCCAACATCTACTTCGGCCGGCGGTTCCGCGAGCGCACGATGGAATGCAAAGAGGTCGACACCCGTTTCACCACCGCGGTGCAGCGGTCGATGGCCTGCATCGGCCTCGTGCAATCGTTCGGCCGCGAGTCGGACGAGTTCAGCCGATTTCACGGTACCGTCAGCCAAGCCGTGGCAGCGTGGTGGCGACTGAACCGCCAGCAGATGGCCTACACGCTTGCAACCGGCGCGACGTTCGGCGTGGGCGGGGCGATCGTCTTCGGCTACGGTGGCTATCTCGTCTACCGCGACCAGTTCCTGCAGTCTGGAAACAGCAACGGCATGACCGTGGGATCGCTCATGATCTTCACGGCCTACCTCGGCATGCTCTGGGGGCCCCTCTGCACGCTCACCGGGTTCGTCTACAACATTCAGGGCGGCGTCGCGGGCGCGCAGCGCGTCTTCGACGTGCTCGATCGTGATCCGGTGATCGCCGATCGGCCAAACGCGCAGTCTCTTCCCAGGCAGCCGCGCACGCTGCAGTTGGATGGCGTTTCGTTCGCGTACGACGGTGGCCGGCAAGTGCTGGCGGGCGTGTCGGCGACGATCAACCCGGGCGAGATGGTCGCGTTCGTCGGTCCCAGCGGCGTGGGCAAGAGCACGCTGCTGAACCTGTTCCCACGCTTCTACGATCCCAGCGGTGGGGCCGTCCGATTTGATGGCATCGACGCCCGCGACGTGAAGATCGCCGATCTGCGCAAGCACGTCGCGCTGGTGTTGCAGGAAAGCGTGATCCTGCCGACCACAATTGCTGAGAACATCGCCTACGGCCGACCGACCGCATCGGCCGACGAAATTCACCAAGCCGCCCGCCTTGCCGGCGCCGCCGGGTTTATCGAAGAACTTCCCGATGGTTACGCGACGCGCATCACCGAGGGGGGCCAGAATCTGTCGGGCGGCCAGCGCCAGCGCATCGCCATCGCGAGGGCCTTGCTGACCGAAGCGCCGTTCATCGTGCTGGATGAGCCCACCAGCGCGCTCGACCCGCTGCACGAGGCGCACGTAACTCGCGCGTTGCGCGAGTTGAAACGCCAACGGACGATCCTGATCGTCAGCCACCGGCTCAGCACCGTCGTCGATTGCGACCGCATTCTCGTCATGAACGCCGGCCGGATCGTCGAGCAGGGCACACACCAGCAACTAATTGCCCTCAATGGCCTTTACGCGCAAATGGCTGCCCAGCAATTCGATGCACCTTCAGGGCCGCGGTTGGCCGCGTAA